One genomic segment of Brevibacillus laterosporus LMG 15441 includes these proteins:
- a CDS encoding type I polyketide synthase, with protein MLSTLHHYSHGYLAIPVLLSCKKRGLFDLLQKSRSTPFSQLVDELHANSGHLRSALQLLESLQILCRDSKDTYALLPGWNVVETIPEDVMELFNFPMKEYFKKSQRKYRLQKWIELSGKQWNVDNAMYSHFLDGIVMIPLLFALNEHRFILRDSPQQNELVLQNLSGIAKQEITQLFQQKNWMDQTRKNGVLTETGKYMLDAILNTASIHSYRSIIKNMDQLLFGDCQALVASTNQAYETYMERMLEMLECGFQQEEYFCDLEQTIISVFDREPVEEQPKYIANMGCGNGLLLKKIYETIKMKSRRGKRFDEYPLTLIGIDNKEESLAKTAITLKDINHVLFKGTLDNLNELMIDLRKEGIRDTEHILYVQSFFNHDRPCIISAETVEARGQAPSFTKSIFVDQNGRECSSTLGMKKLHEQLQHWSHLVNKHGLILLEAHCLEPKTIRPYMDKYEGLHVDAIHRFSQKLLVEADTYMLTAAEIGLFPHKQHFHKYPKTMLFSRITLHLLEQREYRIRMANENDISVLRQLELQCWGEELAAPTERILHRIRKYPEGQLVLEVENRVVGVIYSQKIRDMNEIKGLQSNTVEQLHHTEGTIIQLLAINILPEMQDRKLGDQLLEFMLQRCSLISGVRSVIGITRCKDYQRYSTIASDKYITLRNKNNKLVDKTLRFHEMHGATIKELIPNYRPLDDANLGYGVLVEYDMLNRGNDEPPAIERNQECHEQNSHSFQTGSTDRSETITAFVLDCIGSLLNEERKDVLAYVDRPLMELGLDSGDLLELNDQLGTRFRIELETTFFFTYNTVRKIISYLIENADEIAQASASEESVSKNEAVSWSHSNVEKDDIAIIGAACRLPGGVSNLDELWELLVNNRDAIRRMPEHRWAWPDKIHPATEHKGIDQGGFLDHIAEFDPLFFRISPSEAEILDPQQRLLMELSWECIEGANYSASTISGSNTGVFIGASGSDYSKLLDRYSDEVQAKYGIATSMAILSNRISYFYNFHGPSVQIDTACSSSLVAVHQAVTSLQSGECEQALVGGVHLMCHPANSIAYYKAGMLSTDGKCKTFDKAANGYVRGEGGVVLLLKPMKQAERDGDSILGVIKGTATNHGGQANGITVPNPAKQAALIKKAFRSADIAPESVGYIEAHGTGTSLGDPIEFAALKDAFLELSQQSDNRNEPYCGLGSIKTNIGHLEAAAGLAGLVKVLVSLRHRMIPASLHFQELNPHIPIENSPFYLVTSNQKWMPPHREGLRRAGISSFGSGGSNAHIVIEEYRSNHRVDTKRATSNSNPVMIVLSARNENRLQEQVKQLLQAIKNQNLTDVHLKDMAYTLHVAREAMEERFATVVCDIDELEKSLLDYLDRKGTPKSNYQGNVNENHSISSLSIGNEEKHEMVNHFIVNNDLHQLAYLWVSGLDIDWKVLYKSEADYRKMSLPTYPFARERYWISEISSRYDMSQTEQISADTRDILHPLLQQNTSNLSTIRFCSTFTGKEFFLKDHVVSGSKVLPGVAHLEMARKAMEQALENKHDQVIELHNVIWKKPILLEEESKQVQIRVFSGVQNEINYEIYSEEIPGSGKPVVFSSGYAVCREQKEAFVLDISGILSACKQHVLTGRECYQAFQQVGITYGKSHQGIQRVHIAEDQLLAELVLPACIKHTQEQYVLHPSLLDAALQASLVIQMQVQNTYNTSVQPSLPFALELIEIVRPCTSKMWAHVRHSEDYISGNETQKYDIDLCDDRGNVCVRMFGFSSRILEGDIATGGSIDSTQRETIITQPFEPVMISPIWEAIRHEEAQKLPALTDNLVIVGGNESIWNEIRKQYPHARVLSIHHDHSVEEMVQKFSQLDPIDHMLWIAPEEQLPSLTDDSIIEGQEKGVIYLFTIIKSLLALGYDSNQIGWTVITQKAQPLHKYDEVNPTHASIHGLMGTLAKEYSHWKIRVIDLESLASWPMQELFTLPSDADGNPYVYREQQWHQQELVPVRYNQQEETLYKTGGVYVVIGGAGGIGEVWSEYVIRMYEAKVIWIGRREKDANIQAKIDRLASIGPTPSYIMADATDQEELYRAYEEIKQQYGTIHGIVHSAIVLLDKSLANMEEERFRAGLRVKVDVSVNIAEVFQGEPLDFVLFFSSMNSFVKAAGQSNYVAGCTFKDAFASQLALEWPCAVKVMNWGYWGTVGTVASEEYQRRMKSRGVGSIEPPEAMKALEALLIGPMNQLAFAKMTTSSTWVEVNRGKCITIYQ; from the coding sequence ATGTTATCTACCTTACATCATTATTCTCATGGGTATTTGGCAATTCCAGTGCTTTTATCGTGCAAAAAACGAGGTTTATTTGATCTTTTGCAAAAAAGTCGGTCTACTCCGTTTAGTCAGCTTGTAGATGAGCTACATGCCAATAGTGGTCACTTACGCAGTGCTCTTCAGTTATTAGAATCTCTACAAATCCTGTGTCGAGATAGTAAGGATACGTATGCGTTACTGCCCGGATGGAATGTGGTAGAAACAATTCCGGAAGATGTCATGGAGCTATTCAATTTTCCGATGAAGGAATACTTCAAAAAATCTCAGAGAAAGTATCGTTTGCAAAAATGGATTGAGCTGTCCGGTAAACAATGGAATGTCGACAATGCGATGTATTCACATTTTTTAGATGGGATCGTAATGATTCCGTTGTTATTCGCGTTAAATGAACATAGATTCATTTTGCGGGATTCTCCTCAGCAAAATGAATTAGTGCTCCAAAATCTATCTGGCATCGCGAAGCAAGAAATTACACAGTTATTTCAGCAAAAGAATTGGATGGATCAAACAAGAAAGAACGGGGTTTTAACGGAAACCGGCAAGTATATGCTAGACGCGATTTTGAATACGGCATCCATTCATTCCTATCGTTCCATAATAAAAAATATGGATCAGCTACTATTTGGTGATTGCCAAGCTCTTGTTGCTAGCACGAATCAAGCGTATGAGACATATATGGAACGTATGCTAGAGATGCTAGAGTGTGGCTTTCAGCAAGAGGAGTATTTTTGCGATTTAGAGCAGACCATTATTTCTGTTTTTGATAGAGAACCAGTAGAGGAGCAGCCGAAATATATAGCTAATATGGGATGTGGCAATGGGTTGCTTCTAAAAAAGATATACGAGACGATCAAAATGAAATCACGAAGAGGCAAGAGGTTTGATGAATATCCCTTGACGTTAATTGGAATTGACAACAAGGAAGAATCTCTAGCAAAAACGGCTATCACTCTAAAGGATATCAACCATGTTTTGTTCAAAGGAACGCTTGATAATCTAAATGAGCTTATGATTGATTTACGAAAAGAAGGAATTCGTGACACAGAACATATCCTATATGTTCAGTCATTTTTTAATCACGATCGACCTTGTATCATATCAGCAGAAACAGTTGAAGCAAGGGGTCAGGCTCCAAGCTTCACCAAGTCAATTTTTGTAGATCAAAATGGACGTGAATGTTCTTCTACATTAGGCATGAAAAAACTGCACGAACAACTACAACATTGGTCACATCTAGTAAATAAGCATGGATTGATCCTTTTAGAAGCGCATTGTTTGGAACCGAAAACGATTCGTCCATATATGGATAAATATGAGGGCTTACATGTAGATGCGATTCATAGATTCTCGCAAAAGCTGCTAGTAGAAGCAGATACTTATATGTTGACTGCCGCAGAGATAGGGTTGTTTCCTCATAAACAACACTTCCATAAATATCCAAAAACTATGCTTTTTTCACGGATTACGTTACATTTGCTTGAGCAGAGAGAATACCGGATTAGGATGGCAAATGAGAATGACATTTCGGTATTAAGGCAGCTTGAGCTACAATGCTGGGGGGAGGAACTAGCTGCTCCTACTGAAAGGATTTTACACAGAATAAGGAAATATCCAGAAGGGCAGTTAGTTCTTGAAGTAGAGAATCGAGTAGTTGGTGTGATTTATTCTCAAAAAATTAGAGATATGAACGAGATAAAGGGACTTCAAAGCAATACTGTTGAACAGCTTCACCATACTGAAGGGACAATTATACAATTGTTAGCTATCAATATTCTGCCAGAGATGCAGGATCGTAAGCTGGGAGATCAGCTTTTAGAATTTATGCTTCAGCGCTGTAGTTTGATAAGTGGAGTCAGGAGTGTCATTGGGATAACAAGGTGCAAGGATTATCAGCGATATTCTACGATAGCTTCGGACAAATATATCACTCTTCGTAATAAAAATAATAAATTAGTCGATAAAACATTGCGATTTCACGAAATGCATGGAGCAACGATTAAAGAATTAATCCCGAACTATCGGCCATTAGATGATGCTAACCTTGGCTATGGTGTACTTGTTGAATATGACATGTTAAATCGGGGAAATGATGAGCCTCCTGCTATTGAACGAAATCAAGAATGTCATGAGCAGAATAGCCATTCTTTTCAAACAGGGAGCACGGATCGTTCTGAGACTATTACAGCTTTTGTATTAGATTGTATCGGTTCTCTTTTAAATGAAGAGAGAAAGGATGTTCTAGCTTATGTAGATCGTCCTCTTATGGAGCTTGGTTTGGATTCAGGAGATTTGCTGGAATTAAACGATCAGCTGGGTACGAGGTTTCGAATAGAACTCGAAACAACATTCTTTTTTACATACAATACCGTTAGAAAAATCATTTCGTATCTTATAGAAAATGCAGATGAAATAGCGCAGGCGTCTGCATCTGAAGAATCTGTTTCAAAAAACGAGGCAGTCTCATGGAGTCATTCTAATGTAGAAAAGGATGACATTGCCATCATAGGCGCGGCCTGTCGTCTTCCTGGAGGAGTGAGCAATCTTGATGAATTATGGGAATTATTAGTGAACAATCGTGATGCTATTAGACGGATGCCTGAGCATAGATGGGCTTGGCCTGATAAAATTCATCCTGCTACGGAGCATAAGGGAATAGATCAAGGTGGATTTTTGGATCATATTGCTGAATTTGACCCGCTGTTTTTTAGAATTTCCCCTTCAGAGGCGGAGATTTTGGACCCTCAGCAACGTTTACTTATGGAATTAAGCTGGGAGTGTATAGAAGGGGCTAATTATTCTGCAAGTACGATTTCAGGTAGTAATACAGGTGTATTTATAGGGGCAAGCGGCTCCGATTATAGCAAGCTTTTAGATCGCTACAGTGATGAGGTTCAAGCTAAGTATGGCATAGCTACATCCATGGCGATTCTCTCTAATCGAATCTCTTATTTTTATAATTTTCATGGTCCTAGTGTTCAAATCGATACAGCTTGCTCTAGTTCTTTGGTTGCCGTTCATCAAGCCGTTACATCTCTACAAAGTGGAGAGTGCGAGCAGGCTTTAGTAGGCGGGGTCCATCTTATGTGTCATCCTGCTAACAGCATTGCTTATTATAAAGCTGGAATGCTGTCCACAGATGGAAAATGTAAGACGTTTGATAAAGCTGCAAATGGCTATGTTCGTGGGGAAGGTGGAGTTGTACTACTGTTAAAGCCTATGAAACAGGCAGAGCGCGATGGTGACTCTATCCTTGGTGTCATAAAAGGAACAGCTACGAATCATGGAGGACAGGCAAACGGAATAACTGTGCCCAATCCAGCAAAGCAAGCTGCCTTAATCAAGAAGGCCTTCCGCTCGGCCGATATTGCCCCAGAGTCTGTAGGCTATATTGAAGCACATGGGACAGGCACTTCATTAGGTGATCCGATTGAATTTGCAGCCTTGAAGGACGCATTTTTAGAGCTTTCACAGCAAAGTGACAACAGAAATGAACCCTATTGTGGGTTAGGCTCTATTAAAACAAATATCGGACACCTGGAAGCTGCCGCCGGGTTGGCAGGCTTAGTTAAGGTTTTAGTCAGTTTGCGCCATCGTATGATACCGGCATCGTTGCATTTTCAGGAATTGAACCCACACATTCCTATTGAAAACTCCCCATTTTATCTTGTAACGAGCAATCAAAAGTGGATGCCACCTCATAGAGAAGGCTTGCGTAGAGCGGGAATTAGCAGTTTTGGCTCGGGTGGTTCAAATGCTCATATTGTGATTGAGGAATATCGGTCTAACCATCGTGTAGATACGAAAAGGGCTACCAGTAATAGCAATCCTGTCATGATTGTGCTGTCCGCTAGGAATGAAAATCGTTTACAAGAGCAAGTGAAGCAATTATTACAAGCAATTAAAAACCAAAACCTGACTGATGTTCATCTCAAAGATATGGCCTATACCCTTCATGTTGCAAGAGAGGCAATGGAGGAGAGATTTGCTACCGTCGTATGCGATATTGATGAATTAGAAAAATCATTACTCGATTACCTTGATAGGAAAGGAACACCGAAAAGCAATTATCAGGGGAATGTGAATGAGAATCATTCGATTTCTAGTTTATCGATTGGAAATGAAGAAAAGCATGAGATGGTTAATCACTTTATTGTTAACAATGATTTGCATCAATTGGCCTATTTATGGGTGTCGGGACTAGACATTGATTGGAAGGTGCTGTACAAATCCGAGGCAGATTATCGAAAAATGTCACTTCCAACATATCCGTTTGCAAGAGAACGTTATTGGATATCAGAAATAAGTTCCCGTTACGACATGAGCCAGACAGAACAAATATCTGCGGACACACGCGATATACTTCATCCGCTGTTGCAGCAAAATACATCTAATTTATCAACGATTCGCTTTTGCTCCACGTTTACAGGCAAGGAATTTTTTCTAAAGGATCATGTAGTGAGTGGCAGCAAGGTTTTACCTGGTGTTGCTCATCTGGAAATGGCGCGCAAGGCTATGGAGCAAGCTCTGGAAAATAAGCATGATCAGGTGATTGAACTTCATAACGTGATTTGGAAAAAGCCCATCCTTCTAGAGGAAGAATCAAAGCAAGTGCAGATTCGCGTTTTTTCAGGAGTACAAAATGAGATAAATTATGAGATTTACAGCGAGGAAATACCAGGAAGCGGCAAACCTGTAGTGTTTAGTTCAGGCTATGCAGTATGCAGAGAGCAAAAGGAAGCATTCGTCTTGGATATCTCTGGCATACTCTCCGCGTGTAAGCAGCATGTGCTGACAGGTAGAGAATGTTATCAAGCCTTTCAGCAGGTAGGGATTACTTACGGCAAAAGTCATCAGGGAATACAGCGTGTGCATATAGCAGAGGATCAGTTGTTGGCCGAGCTAGTCTTGCCTGCTTGCATAAAACATACCCAAGAACAATATGTCCTGCATCCTAGTCTATTGGATGCTGCTTTACAGGCATCCCTTGTAATTCAGATGCAAGTACAGAATACCTACAACACATCCGTACAGCCATCGTTACCTTTTGCTTTGGAATTGATCGAAATCGTTCGTCCGTGCACATCAAAAATGTGGGCTCATGTACGACACAGTGAAGATTATATCAGTGGAAATGAGACACAGAAGTATGATATCGACCTTTGTGACGACAGAGGAAACGTTTGTGTCCGAATGTTTGGATTTTCGTCAAGGATATTAGAGGGAGATATTGCAACCGGTGGCTCTATTGATTCTACACAGAGAGAAACGATAATAACACAGCCATTTGAACCTGTGATGATATCCCCGATTTGGGAAGCAATCCGTCATGAAGAAGCACAAAAGCTTCCTGCTCTCACTGACAACCTAGTCATAGTCGGAGGCAATGAAAGCATCTGGAATGAAATCCGAAAGCAATACCCGCATGCGCGTGTGCTATCCATTCATCATGATCATTCAGTTGAGGAAATGGTCCAGAAATTCAGCCAACTCGATCCTATCGATCATATGCTCTGGATTGCACCAGAGGAGCAGTTGCCATCCCTCACAGACGACAGCATCATCGAGGGACAGGAAAAAGGGGTAATTTATCTCTTTACAATCATCAAAAGTCTGTTAGCCCTAGGTTACGACAGTAATCAAATAGGCTGGACGGTTATTACCCAGAAAGCACAGCCTCTTCATAAATACGATGAGGTAAATCCAACCCATGCCAGTATTCACGGCTTAATGGGGACACTGGCCAAGGAATATAGCCATTGGAAAATCCGAGTCATCGACCTAGAATCCCTAGCGAGCTGGCCCATGCAGGAGCTGTTTACCCTGCCAAGTGATGCAGACGGAAACCCTTACGTTTATCGAGAACAGCAATGGCATCAGCAGGAGCTGGTTCCGGTACGTTATAACCAGCAGGAGGAAACGCTGTATAAAACCGGTGGCGTGTATGTGGTGATTGGAGGCGCCGGGGGAATTGGCGAGGTATGGAGTGAATACGTGATTCGAATGTATGAAGCTAAGGTGATTTGGATTGGCAGAAGAGAAAAGGATGCCAATATTCAAGCAAAGATAGACCGACTAGCATCAATCGGCCCTACACCTAGCTATATCATGGCAGATGCGACAGACCAAGAAGAGCTGTACCGAGCCTACGAAGAAATCAAACAGCAATACGGCACCATTCATGGAATCGTCCATTCTGCCATCGTGCTGCTGGATAAGAGTCTAGCGAATATGGAGGAGGAAAGATTCCGAGCTGGGCTTCGTGTCAAAGTAGACGTGAGTGTGAATATAGCAGAGGTATTTCAGGGTGAGCCGCTTGATTTCGTGTTATTTTTCTCGTCAATGAATTCGTTTGTCAAAGCCGCTGGACAAAGCAATTATGTAGCAGGCTGTACATTTAAGGATGCTTTTGCCAGTCAATTAGCTCTGGAATGGCCATGTGCCGTAAAGGTGATGAACTGGGGATATTGGGGAACGGTAGGAACGGTAGCATCCGAGGAGTATCAAAGACGGATGAAAAGCAGAGGGGTTGGTTCGATTGAGCCTCCAGAAGCAATGAAAGCATTAGAGGCCCTTTTGATCGGACCGATGAACCAATTAGCGTTTGCAAAAATGACTACGTCTTCAACCTGGGTTGAAGTTAATCGAGGAAAGTGTATAACGATTTATCAATAA